A stretch of DNA from Serinibacter arcticus:
ACGATGGACTTCGTCGTCCACGGCGACGAGGGCATTGCCGGCCCGTGGGCGCGTGACGTCGAGCCCTTCGGCCCCACCTCCCGCGTCCTCGTGCGCGGTCCCGGCGGCGCCTACGCGCCCGACCTCGACGCCGACCACCACCTGCTCGTGGGCGACGCCAGCGCGCTGCCCGCCATCGCGAACGCGCTGGAGCGGCTGCCCGTCGGGGCGAGCGCCGACGTCGTCATCGCGGTCGAGGACTCGGGCGACGAGATCCCGCTGGTCTCCGACGCCGACGTCAGGGTGCGCTGGGTGCACGCGGCGTGCGCCGACACCTCGGTCGGTGAGGCCGTGGTCGCCGTCGTGCGCGGCCTCGAGCTGCCCGACGGCGAGCTCCAGGCGTTCGTGCACGGCGAGGCCGGCTGGGTGAAGGCGCTGCGCAGCCACCTGCGGTTCGACCGCGCGATCGAGCGCGAGCGGCTGTCGATCTCCGGCTACTGGCGCCTCGGCGCCAACGACGAGCAGTGGCGCGACGGCAAGCGCGAGTGGAACGCCTCGGTCGAGGCGGAGGAGCAGCGGCGCGCGAGCTGAGCGCGTCCGTCGGTCGACGAGGCCTGCTGGCGGCCTAGAGGCCTCGCGCCACCTCGGCGGCGGCCTGCAGCCACGCGCGCTGCGTCGCCGGCTTGAGCGCGTCGAAGCGCAGCAGCCCTCCGACCATCGAGGGGTCGTAGGGGATGACGACGGCGGAGCGCACCATCGAGCGGAAGCCGTTCGCGATGGTCTGGGCGTTCGCGCTGGCGTCCTTGCGCGCCTCCGACACGATCACGACGGCGCGCGACGCGAGCTGGGCCGAGTGCTCGTCGCGGGCGGCGAGCTCCTCCAGCAGCAGCGCGGCGGCCTCGGCGTGCTCGGCCTCGGCGCGCAGCGGCACGACGATCTGGTGCGCGTGGTCGATCATCCGCAGCCAGTGCTCGGCGGCCTCGTCGTTGCCCGAGTCGATGAGCAGCATCCGGAAGTACTTCGAGGCGACGTCGTGCACCGCGTCGAAGTCGTCGCCGCTGATGCGCTGCTGGGCCGAGAGGAGGTGCGGCGTCGAGCGCAGCACGTCGTACATGTCCCGTGTCTGGTGGTGCACGTAGTACGCGACCTCGGCGGCCCGCGCGCTCGGCGCGAGCAGGTCGTCGGTCCGGGGGAGCAGGTCGCGCACGGAGGACTCGTGCGGCCCCTGCTCGGTGCGCCAGCCCAGCGTGCCGCGCGTCTCGTTGTTGTCCCACGCGAGCACACCACCACCCCCCTGGCGGGCGAAGACGGCCGACAGCATGGCGGTGGTCGGCGTCTTCCCGGCCCCGCCCTTGCCGTTCACGACGGCGATCGTGCGCGTCCCTGGCCAGTGCTGGGCGACGGCGGACTCGTCGGCACGCTGGGCGCGCTCGTCCTCCGAGGGCGAGACCTTGATCCCGACGCGGCGCATCGCCCCGCGCCAGCCCTGGGAGGCCGGGGCCTCGTGCTCGGCGGACTGCAGGAACGAGGAACGGCCGGCGGGGGCGGCCGGGGCGGCCGGCTGGCCGGACGGGTCGACGCCGTAAGCGGGCGCGGAGGGCTGCCCCGGCTGGCCGGGCTGGCCGGGCTGGCCGGGCTGGCCGGGCTGCTGCTGGTGCTCCGGCGCCTGGGGCTGCGGCTGCTGCGGGTAGCCGCCCGACGGCGGGACCTGCTGCCAGGACTGCTGCGGCCAGTGCGGCGCCGGGGGAGCGGGCTGCTCCGTCGGGGTGGCGTGCTGCTGGGTCGACTGCGGCGGCGGCGGCTGCTGCGGCCACGCGGGAGCGGCCGGGGCGGCGGGCTGCTGCGGCGTCGGGAGCCCGAACTGCTGGGCCGGCGCCGGCGCCGGGGTCTGCTCCACGACGGGCTCCTGCGGCGACGATTCCTCGGTCGAACGTGCCTCGGCCACCTCGGCCTCGGCCTCGGCCTGCTCGGCGTCGACCCCGGTCTCCTCCTCGGCCTCGGTCTCCACCGGAGCCGGCTCCGCAGCCCCGACAGCGGGCGGCACGAGCATCGGCACGCTGGGCGGCGGCGCGGGGGTGGAGAGCGACGTCGGCACCTCGAGCGACGGCACCACGAACGGGGAGTGGGCCACGAGGCCGGGGGAGACGACGGGCCCGGTGTGGGCTCCGCCGTCGGGCGCCCCGGTGCCCCCGGACGCCGGGGTCTCCGGCGGGGCGAACGAGAACGCGGTCGCGGGCCGCAGCGTGACGTCGGGGTCGGTGGCGCCTGACTCGCGGGCGGCGGCGTAGTCGCGGCGCCGCGCGCGCGAGGAGTCGGGCAGCGGGGAGATGCGGGTCTCGTCCACGGCGGGATCGACCTCCGGGGTGCTCTGCGCCGCGGACGGTGCGGCGGGGGCGGGCGGCGTCTCGGCGACCGTCAGGTAGGAGACGGTGCCGTCGGGGTGGACCATCAGCTGCACGCGGACCTCGGGGTCGGTCACCTCGACCACCTGCGGGCCGGCGACGGCGGCGCGGCGGGCGACGTGGGCCGTCAGCGCCGAGCGTGCGTCGAGCAGGGCGGTCCCGGGCGGGGTCACCTGCTCGGCGACGCCGTCGACGGCGACCTCGGACGATCCGTCCTCGCGGATCGTTCCGACGACGGACGGTTGAGCCTCGGGCATGCGTAGATCCCCCACCTGGTCAGAGTTTCCTCGATGGTAGACCGGCCCCCGCCGTCGGGGGCCATCGGGATGTGGACGTCAGTGAGCCGGGCGGGCCGCCCCGGCTACGCTGGAGCCCTCCCGCCCCGCCCCTCGACAGGACCCCATGAGCACCCCTGCGACGCCCGCCGAGCACCACGCCCCCGACACCGTGCAGAACGCCGAGGCGACCCCCGGCCTGGAGCTCCCGTACCGCGAGCTCGGCCTCAAGGACAACGAGTTCGCCGACATCGTCACGATCCTGGGCCGTCGGCCCACCGCCGCGGAGCTCGCCATGTACTCCGTCATGTGGTCGGAGCACTGCTCCTACAAGTCGAGCAAGAAGCACCTGCGCCAGTTCGGCGACAAGACCACCGACGCGATGCGCGAGCATCTCCTGGTGGGCATCGGCGAGAACGCGGGAGTCGTCGATATCGGTGACGGCTGGGCGGTCACCTTCAAGGTCGAGTCGCACAACCACCCGAGCTACGTCGAGCCCTACCAGGGCGCAGCGACCGGCGTCGGCGGCATCGTCCGCGACATCATCTCGATGGGCGCCCGCCCGGTCGCCGTCATGGACCAGCTCCGATTCGGTGCGATCGACCACCCCGACACGGCGCGCGTCGTGCACGGGGTCGTCGGCGGCGTCGGCGGCTACGGCAACTCCCTCGGCCTGCCGAACATCGGCGGCGAGACCGAGTTCGACCCCTGCTACCAGGGCAACCCGCTCGTCAACGCCCTCTGCGTCGGCGTGCTGCGGCACGAGGACATCCACCTGGCCAACGCCTCCGGCGTCGGCAACAAGGTCGTGCTCTTCGGCGCCCGGACCGGCGGCGACGGCATCGGCGGCGCCTCCATCCTGGCGAGCGAGACCTTCGAGGGCGGCGTCCCGACCAAGCGCCCGAGCGTGCAGGTGGGCGACCCCTTCATGGAGAAGGTGCTCATCGAGTGCTGCCTCGAGCTCTTCCACGCCGGACTCGTCCAGGGCATCCAGGACCTCGGTGCTGCCGGCATCTCGTGCGCCACGAGCGAGCTGGCCTCGAACGGCGACGGCGGGATGCACGTCGACCTCGAGTCCGTGCTGCTGCGCGACCCCTCGCTGACCGCGGGCGAGATCCTCATGTCCGAGTCGCAGGAGCGGATGATGGCGGTGGTGACGCCCGACAAGCTCGAGGCGTTCCTCGCCGTCACGGCGAAGTGGGACGTCGAGACCGCCGTGATCGGTGAGGTCAACGACTCCGGCCGTCTGACCATCGACCACTTCGGCCACCGCATCGTCGACGTCGACCCGCGCACCGTCGCCCACGAGGGTCCGGTCTACGACCGCCCGTACGCGCGTCCGGCGTGGCAGGACGGCCTCAACGCCGACGGCGTCGTCGCCGCCGGCCTCGCCGTCCCGACGGACGTGGCGCAGATCCGCGAGCAGCTGCTCGCGCTGGTGGCGAGCCCGAACCTCGCGTCGGCGTCGTGGATCACCGACCAGTACGACCGCTACGTCCAGGGCAACACCGCGCTGGCGATGCCCGACGACGCCGGCGTGGTCCGCGTCGACGAGAGCACGGGTCTCGGCGTCGCCATCGCCACCGACGCCAACGGCCGGTTCGCCAAGCTCGACCCGTACACGGGTGCGCAGCACGCCCTCGCGGAGGCGTATCGCAACGTCGCGACGACGGGCGCCCGCCCGCTCGCCGTCACCGACTGCCTGAACTTCGGCAGCCCCGAGGACCCCGACTCCATGTGGCAGCTGGTCGAGGCCATCACCGGTCTCGCGGACGCCTGCCAGACCCTCGGCGTCCCGGTCACGGGCGGCAACGTCTCGCTCTACAACGGCACGGGGGAGCCCGGGAAGATCGACTCCTCGATCAACCCGACGCCCGTCGTCGGGGTGCTGGGCGTGCTCGACGACGTCGCGCACGCCACGCCGTCGGGCTGGCAGGGCGCCGGCCAGTCGATCTTCCTGCTCGGCACCACGGCCGCCGAGCTGGACGGCTCGGTCTGGTCCGACGTCGTGCACGGTCACCTCGGCGGGCTCCCGCCGGCGCTCGACCTCGCCGCCGAGCGCTCGCTCGCCGCGATCCTCGTCAACGCCTCGCGCGACGACCTGGTGCTCGCCGCCCACGACCTCTCCAAGGGCGGGCTCGGCCAGGCGCTGGTCGACTCGGTGCTGCGCTTCGGCGTCGGCGCCCGGATCGACCTGGGCGCGCTGCTCGAGCGCGACGGCGTCGACCTCGCCACGGCGCTGTTCTCCGAGTCGACGGCGCGCGCCGTCGTCGCCGTTCCGCGCGGCAGCGAGGTGGCCCTGGCCGACCTGTGCTCGGCGCGGTCGTTCCCGATCGTGCGCCTCGGCGAGACGACGGAGGAGCCCGTGCTCGCCGTCGACGGCCTCGAGGTGAGCGTCACCGAGCTGCGCGAGGCGAGCACGGCCACGCTGGCCCGCCACTTCGGCTGAGCGACGGCGGCCGGGGTCGCCCGGCCGCCCGTCGCCCCTCCTGCACCACCAGCCCCTCACCCCCGCCCCGGGTGGGCGTCGTCGCGCGCCCGGGGCGGACCGACGGAAGGTCCCCATGAGCCACGACATCACCGACGTCCTCGAGCGCGTGCTGCAGCGCAACCCGGGGGAGCCGGAGTTCCACCAGGCCGTGCACGAGGTGTTCGAGTCGCTCGCCCCCGTGGTGCAGCGCCGACCGGAGTACCTCGAGCAGGGGGTGCTCGAGCGGCTGTGCGAACCCGAGCGCCAGATCATCTTCCGGGTGCCGTGGGTCGACGACGCGGGGCGGGTGCAGGTCAACCGCGGCTTCCGGGTGCAGTACAACTCGGCGCTCGGGCCGTACAAGGGCGGGCTCCGCTTCCACCCGTCGGTCAACCTCGGCATCGTGAAGTTCCTCGGGTTCGAGCAGATCTTCAAGAACGCGCTCACCGGCATGCCGATCGGCGGCGGCAAGGGCGGCTCCGACTTCGACCCGCGCGGCCGCAGCGACGGTGAGGTGATGCGGTTCTGCCAGTCGTTCATGATGGAGCTGCACAACCACATCGGCCAGTACACGGACGTCCCGGCCGGTGACATCGGCGTCGGGGCCCGCGAGATCGGGTACCTGTTCGGGCAGTACCGGCGGATCACGAACGCCTACGAGGCCGGGGTGCTCACGGGCAAGGGCCTGGCGTGGGGCGGCTCCCGGGCGCGCACGGAGGCCACCGGCTACGGCGCCGTGCTGTTCGCGCAGGAGATGCTGCGCACACGCGGGGAGTCCGTCGACGGCCGGCGCGTGAGCGTCTCGGGCTCGGGCAACGTGGCGATCTACGCGATCGAGAAGGCGCAGCAGCTCGGCGCCCACGTCGTCGCGTTCTCCGACTCCTCCGGCTACGTCGTGGACGAGGACGGCGTCGACCTGGACCTGCTCCGCGAGGTCAAGGAGGAGCGCCGCGGCCGGGTCGCCGACTACGTCGAGGCCAGGTCCTCGGCCTCGCTCGGGACGAGCGGGACGATCTGGGACGTCGACTGCGACGTCGCCGTCCCGTGCGCGACGCAGAACGAGCTCGACGCCGACGGCGCGGCCGCCCTCGTGCGCTCCGGCGTCGTCGCGGTGGCGGAGGGGGCCAACATGCCCACGACGCGCGACGCCGTCGCCGTCCTGCGCGAGGCCGGCGTGCTGTTCGGCCCGGGCAAGGCGGCGAACGCTGGTGGCGTGGCGACGTCGGCGCTGGAGATGCAGCAGAACGCGAGCCGGGACTCGTGGACGCACGAGTACACGGTCGACCGGCTGACGGCGATCATGGAGCGCATCCACGCGACGTGCCTGGAGAGCGCCGAGAGCTACGGCGACCCGGGCAACTACGTGCTCGGTGCCAACGCCGCGGGCTTCACCAAGGTCGCCGACGCGATGATCGCCCAGGGCGTCATCTGACCTCCGCCGGCCGGTTGGCCGCCGCCGGCGGCCGCCGGCGTTGCGCGCACGGATGGCCGCATCGGCGGCGCTGAACCGGCCACGGGTGCGCGCAACGGCACCTACGGCTCGGAGGTGTCGGCGTCGCCGCCGAGCGTGACCAGTCGCGCACCGATCGGTGGGGACTCCTGCTCGAGCGGCGCCCAGGCTCTCATCTCGAACAGCAGCGTCGTCGTCCCGCCTGTCGGGTCGGTGAGGGTCAGCGACGCCGGGGCCGTGACCGCCTCGACGAGCAGCCCGCCGTCGTCGGTCGGGGGGAATTCGACGCCCGACACGGTCGGCACCGCAGAAGCCTCGACCGTGGACCCGGCGTCCAGGGCGGACGTCAGGACCGCGGGGCACGCGACGGCGACGTTCCCGACCGGAGCCGTGGTGCAGGTGTCGAGGGCGTGCTGCAGCGCGTCCGCCAGCCGAGCGAAGAGCTCGGGGGCGACGATGGCGGGGACGACGGTGCGGACCGGGGTGGTCGCACCGGCGCGGGCGGCGTTGCCCGGACCCGCGATCCGCACGGTCTCGGTGACCCCGTCCAGGTTCGGGCCGGGCGGCAGCACCGCCTCGTACGTCCCGGGGTAGAGCGCGACCATCACCGAGCCGCCGTCGACGGTCTGACCCGAGGCGACCGGGACTCCGGCGATCGTCACCGTCCGCCCGAGCGGATCGCTCAGCTCGACGGCTAGCGGGACCGCGAGCGAGTCGACCACCCGCCAGTCGGGAAGACCGAGGAGCGTGTCGGCTCGACGCTCGACGCGCAGCAGCGTTCCGGCGCGGCGGCCGTCCACCTCGTAGCGGAGCTCGACCTCGACGGTGTCGCCGGCGACGGCGTCGGTCGTCGCCGGGGTCGGAGCGACCGCGATCTCGTCGAGGCCGGAGCGGGCCTGCGCGTAGAACGCGTCGCTCAGCAGCGCCGGATCCACGTAGGTGCGACCGGTCTCGGGCACGAGCTCCGCCGTCGCCTCCTCGATCGGGGTGCCGGGGACCGGGACGAGCGCGGTGGCGGCCTCGACGTCGCCGTCGGCCACGAGCTGGGCGTAGGCGAGCACGGCGGCCTCGGGGGTGCGGGCCGCGCGCTCACGCGACCAGAGGACGGCGCCGGCCACGAGACCGAGGGCGACGGCGCCGGCCACGGCAGCGAGGGCGATCCGGCGGCGGCTCCGCGGGGCGCGCGGGGTGTCGGGGTCGGCGAGGCGGTCCGAGGCCGCGTCGCCGTCGTCGTCGAGAAGCGCCGTGGTGTCAGGGTCGTCGAGGTCCAGCCACTCCTCGGGATCATGCCGCTCTCCCACCGCTGATGCCCCTTCCTCCGTCCGGATCTACGGTACCGGCGGCCGGTGCTCGGCGCCGGGGCGTTGCGCGCACGGATGGCCGCATCGGCGCCGCTGAACCGACCACCGGTGCGCGCAACGGCGAGGTCAGGGGACCTCCACGACGATCTCCCTGGCGTCCTCGCCGCCGAGCGTGACGATCTCCGCCGAGGCCGTCTCCTCGCCACCGGGCAGCAGCTGCACGGACGCGACGAGCATGACCGTCACCTCCGTGACCGCGCCGTCCGGGTCGGTGAAGGTGATGACGCTGGGTCCCGCCTCCATGTGGACGATGAGCGCCTGCTCGAAGGAGAACGAGGCCGACCGGACGCCCCCCAGGGACTCGGGCACCGAGGCGGTGGCGCCGGCAGCGAGGAGGCGTTCAAGCGTGGAGGGGCACTCCTGCGACTCCGGGCCCGGCGTCGTGCACCGCGCCCGGACCTCCTCCATCGCCGAGGTCAGCCGGTCGAGGATCTCCTCGTCCGTCCGGACCACCAGCGGCGCCGACGCCCGGCGGGTGACGGCCGCGGGCAGGGCACGTCCGGCGGCGGCCACCCGCAGCTCGACCGGCTCCGCCGACAGGTGCTCACGCTCCGCCATCGTCACCGTGTAGATGCCGGGGTAGAGCATCACGGGACGCTGCGGCAGCCCGAGCCCGTCGTGCGGACTCGTGAGGACGGGGCGACCCGCGATCTCGGCGACGGTGCCGAAGGAGTCGTCCACCGGGACGATCGCGGGGACGGTGAGGGAGTCGAGCACGCGCCAGCTCTGCTGCGCCGGGAACGTGTCAGGCCCCCGCTCGGCCCGCAGGAGCACCCCGGCGGGGACGCCGTCCACGGTGTAGCGGAGCTCGACCTCGATCGTGTCGCCCACCTCGACCTCGGCGACGGCGGACCGCGACGGCGGGACCACCGACACGTCGGTGAGCTGGACGTCGGCCAGCGCGTAGACCTCGTCGCTCAGCAGGGCCGGGTCGACGAAGGCGAAACCCGGGGCGGGATCCGGCGCCGTGGCGGGGTCGTCCGCGTAGTCGGCGGAGTCGATCTCGAGCACGCCGCCCGGGACCGGCACGAGCGCCGTCGCGGCCGCGGTCTCGCCGTCGGCGACCAGCTGGGCGTAGGCGAGGACGGCCGACTCCGGCGACCGCTCCGGCAGCGACTGCGTCCACAGGAGGGCACCGGTGGCACCGAGGAGGACGACGAGTCCGCTCGTGGCCGCCACGAGCGTGCGACGGCGGGTCCACGAGGGGCGGGCGTCGCCGTCGAGATCCGGGTCGAGGTCCGGGTCGTCGTCCAGGTCGCGATCCAGGTCGTCGTCGGGCCGGGTGTCGTCGAGCTCGGAGTCGTCGAACACCGTGTCGTCGAGCTCGACGTCGTCGTCGAGGTCGAGCCACTCCTCGGCGTCACGGGCGCCCGTGCGCCACCGTCGATCTCGCGCCATCTCGCCTCCTCGCGTGGCCTGCCAGCATGCCACGGTGGACGATCGGGGCGAGGGGGCCGCGGAGCGAGGATGATGGGCCCGTGCCGCGCTCCCGCCTGATCACCCTCGTCCTCGTCGGCCTCGGTGCCGGCTTCCTCTCCGGCCTGTTCGGCGTCGGGGGCGGCACGGTCATCGTGCCCGCGCTCGTCGCGTTCGCCGCCTTCAACCGCAAGCTCGCCTCGGGCACCTCGCTCGCGGCGATCGTGCCGACGTCGATCGCCGGCGTCATCACGTACGGGATCGGCGGCCACGTGCACT
This window harbors:
- the gdhA gene encoding NADP-specific glutamate dehydrogenase: MSHDITDVLERVLQRNPGEPEFHQAVHEVFESLAPVVQRRPEYLEQGVLERLCEPERQIIFRVPWVDDAGRVQVNRGFRVQYNSALGPYKGGLRFHPSVNLGIVKFLGFEQIFKNALTGMPIGGGKGGSDFDPRGRSDGEVMRFCQSFMMELHNHIGQYTDVPAGDIGVGAREIGYLFGQYRRITNAYEAGVLTGKGLAWGGSRARTEATGYGAVLFAQEMLRTRGESVDGRRVSVSGSGNVAIYAIEKAQQLGAHVVAFSDSSGYVVDEDGVDLDLLREVKEERRGRVADYVEARSSASLGTSGTIWDVDCDVAVPCATQNELDADGAAALVRSGVVAVAEGANMPTTRDAVAVLREAGVLFGPGKAANAGGVATSALEMQQNASRDSWTHEYTVDRLTAIMERIHATCLESAESYGDPGNYVLGANAAGFTKVADAMIAQGVI
- a CDS encoding siderophore-interacting protein → MGRGVVTQMQVVAREWLTPHLVRLTFTGPDGGSLADFPMNDFTDAYVKVELAPVGVDLGFPYDGEEVRATRPPHEWPVLRTYTIRTFDAATGKVTMDFVVHGDEGIAGPWARDVEPFGPTSRVLVRGPGGAYAPDLDADHHLLVGDASALPAIANALERLPVGASADVVIAVEDSGDEIPLVSDADVRVRWVHAACADTSVGEAVVAVVRGLELPDGELQAFVHGEAGWVKALRSHLRFDRAIERERLSISGYWRLGANDEQWRDGKREWNASVEAEEQRRAS
- a CDS encoding AAA family ATPase, translating into MPEAQPSVVGTIREDGSSEVAVDGVAEQVTPPGTALLDARSALTAHVARRAAVAGPQVVEVTDPEVRVQLMVHPDGTVSYLTVAETPPAPAAPSAAQSTPEVDPAVDETRISPLPDSSRARRRDYAAARESGATDPDVTLRPATAFSFAPPETPASGGTGAPDGGAHTGPVVSPGLVAHSPFVVPSLEVPTSLSTPAPPPSVPMLVPPAVGAAEPAPVETEAEEETGVDAEQAEAEAEVAEARSTEESSPQEPVVEQTPAPAPAQQFGLPTPQQPAAPAAPAWPQQPPPPQSTQQHATPTEQPAPPAPHWPQQSWQQVPPSGGYPQQPQPQAPEHQQQPGQPGQPGQPGQPGQPSAPAYGVDPSGQPAAPAAPAGRSSFLQSAEHEAPASQGWRGAMRRVGIKVSPSEDERAQRADESAVAQHWPGTRTIAVVNGKGGAGKTPTTAMLSAVFARQGGGGVLAWDNNETRGTLGWRTEQGPHESSVRDLLPRTDDLLAPSARAAEVAYYVHHQTRDMYDVLRSTPHLLSAQQRISGDDFDAVHDVASKYFRMLLIDSGNDEAAEHWLRMIDHAHQIVVPLRAEAEHAEAAALLLEELAARDEHSAQLASRAVVIVSEARKDASANAQTIANGFRSMVRSAVVIPYDPSMVGGLLRFDALKPATQRAWLQAAAEVARGL
- the purL gene encoding phosphoribosylformylglycinamidine synthase subunit PurL; translated protein: MSTPATPAEHHAPDTVQNAEATPGLELPYRELGLKDNEFADIVTILGRRPTAAELAMYSVMWSEHCSYKSSKKHLRQFGDKTTDAMREHLLVGIGENAGVVDIGDGWAVTFKVESHNHPSYVEPYQGAATGVGGIVRDIISMGARPVAVMDQLRFGAIDHPDTARVVHGVVGGVGGYGNSLGLPNIGGETEFDPCYQGNPLVNALCVGVLRHEDIHLANASGVGNKVVLFGARTGGDGIGGASILASETFEGGVPTKRPSVQVGDPFMEKVLIECCLELFHAGLVQGIQDLGAAGISCATSELASNGDGGMHVDLESVLLRDPSLTAGEILMSESQERMMAVVTPDKLEAFLAVTAKWDVETAVIGEVNDSGRLTIDHFGHRIVDVDPRTVAHEGPVYDRPYARPAWQDGLNADGVVAAGLAVPTDVAQIREQLLALVASPNLASASWITDQYDRYVQGNTALAMPDDAGVVRVDESTGLGVAIATDANGRFAKLDPYTGAQHALAEAYRNVATTGARPLAVTDCLNFGSPEDPDSMWQLVEAITGLADACQTLGVPVTGGNVSLYNGTGEPGKIDSSINPTPVVGVLGVLDDVAHATPSGWQGAGQSIFLLGTTAAELDGSVWSDVVHGHLGGLPPALDLAAERSLAAILVNASRDDLVLAAHDLSKGGLGQALVDSVLRFGVGARIDLGALLERDGVDLATALFSESTARAVVAVPRGSEVALADLCSARSFPIVRLGETTEEPVLAVDGLEVSVTELREASTATLARHFG